A stretch of the Ensifer sp. PDNC004 genome encodes the following:
- a CDS encoding DNA-3-methyladenine glycosylase I, with translation MTAKGIVIGEDGFLRCAWQGNLDDYRRYHDEEWGRPVTDDRRLFEKICLEGFQSGLSWLTILRKREAFRAAFAGFDFDAVATFGDAEIERCLADTGIVRHRGKIVSTINNARRAQELRHEFGSLAAYFWSFEPQAAERPQVVTYEAIVANPTTPTSTRISKDLKKRGWTFVGPTTIYAFMQAMGLVNDHIEGCHCRTVVEELRGKLARPRARVA, from the coding sequence ATGACGGCCAAGGGCATTGTGATCGGTGAGGACGGATTTCTGCGCTGTGCCTGGCAGGGTAATCTCGACGATTATCGTCGCTACCATGACGAGGAATGGGGGCGCCCGGTCACCGATGACCGCCGCCTGTTCGAGAAAATCTGTCTAGAAGGTTTCCAGTCCGGCCTGTCGTGGCTGACGATCCTGCGCAAGCGCGAGGCGTTCCGCGCCGCCTTTGCCGGTTTCGATTTCGACGCGGTCGCAACCTTCGGCGATGCGGAAATCGAGCGTTGCCTTGCCGATACCGGCATCGTGCGTCATCGCGGCAAGATTGTCTCGACCATCAACAATGCGCGCCGCGCCCAGGAGCTGAGGCACGAGTTCGGGTCGTTGGCCGCGTATTTCTGGTCGTTTGAGCCGCAGGCGGCCGAGCGTCCGCAGGTGGTGACCTATGAGGCGATCGTCGCCAATCCGACGACCCCGACCTCGACCCGCATCTCCAAGGATCTGAAAAAGCGCGGCTGGACCTTCGTCGGCCCGACGACGATCTACGCTTTCATGCAGGCCATGGGCCTCGTCAACGACCACATCGAAGGCTGTCATTGCCGCACGGTCGTCGAGGAGCTGCGCGGCAAGCTTGCAAGGCCCCGGGCTCGCGTCGCCTGA
- the glcF gene encoding glycolate oxidase subunit GlcF: MQTNFTAAQLADPHVAESEAILRKCVHCGFCTATCPTYVTLGDELDSPRGRIYLIKDMLENGRAADKETVTHIDRCLSCLACTTTCPSGVDYMHLVDHARVHIENTYRRPFKDRLARSVLAAVLPYPQRFRLSLKAAGLARPLAGLMKRVAFLKTFGVMLDLAPAAVPEPSASATPGVHAPKDKRVGRVALLSGCAQPVLKPEINEATIRLLTRFGIEVVVSAGEGCCGALVHHMGRENQALDAARRNVDAWLKVADEGGLDAIVITASGCGTTIKDYGHMLRLDPAYAEKAARVSALAKDITEYLATLDLPEQEARGMTLAYHSACSMQHGQKITLAPKQLLKRAGFAVRDPAEGHLCCGSAGTYNILQPEISAKLKARKVKNIEATKPDAIATGNIGCITQIASGTKIPILHTVELLDWAYGGAKPQGL, encoded by the coding sequence TTGCAGACCAATTTTACCGCCGCGCAGCTCGCCGATCCGCACGTGGCCGAATCCGAGGCCATTCTGCGCAAGTGCGTGCATTGCGGCTTCTGCACCGCGACCTGTCCGACCTATGTGACGCTCGGCGACGAGCTCGATAGCCCGCGTGGGCGCATCTATCTCATTAAGGACATGCTCGAAAACGGCCGGGCGGCCGACAAGGAAACGGTCACCCATATCGACCGCTGTCTGTCTTGCCTCGCCTGCACCACCACCTGTCCCTCGGGCGTCGACTACATGCACCTCGTCGACCATGCGCGCGTGCATATCGAAAACACCTATCGGCGCCCGTTCAAGGATCGGCTGGCGCGTTCCGTGCTCGCAGCCGTCCTGCCCTATCCCCAGCGCTTCCGGCTGTCGCTGAAAGCGGCCGGCCTCGCCCGGCCGCTCGCCGGCCTGATGAAGCGCGTCGCCTTCCTGAAGACCTTCGGGGTGATGCTCGACCTGGCGCCGGCGGCCGTGCCTGAGCCCTCGGCATCGGCGACGCCCGGCGTTCATGCGCCCAAGGACAAGCGTGTCGGCCGCGTGGCGCTTCTCTCCGGCTGCGCCCAGCCGGTGCTGAAACCGGAGATCAACGAGGCGACGATCCGGCTGCTGACGCGGTTCGGCATCGAGGTGGTCGTTTCGGCCGGCGAAGGTTGCTGCGGCGCGCTGGTGCATCACATGGGGCGGGAAAACCAGGCGCTCGACGCCGCGCGCCGCAACGTCGATGCCTGGCTCAAGGTCGCCGACGAGGGCGGGCTCGATGCCATCGTCATCACAGCTTCGGGCTGCGGAACGACGATCAAGGACTACGGTCACATGCTGCGGCTCGATCCTGCCTATGCTGAGAAGGCCGCCCGGGTCTCGGCACTGGCAAAGGACATTACCGAATACCTGGCGACCCTCGACCTGCCGGAGCAGGAGGCGCGCGGCATGACGCTCGCCTATCATTCCGCCTGCTCGATGCAGCACGGGCAGAAGATCACGCTTGCGCCGAAGCAGCTTCTGAAGCGCGCCGGGTTCGCCGTGCGCGATCCGGCCGAGGGGCATCTCTGTTGCGGTTCGGCCGGCACCTACAACATCCTGCAGCCGGAAATCTCGGCGAAGCTGAAGGCGCGCAAGGTCAAGAATATCGAGGCGACGAAGCCGGACGCGATTGCGACCGGCAACATCGGTTGCATCACGCAGATCGCCAGCGGCACGAAAATCCCCATCCTGCATACGGTCGAATTGCTCGACTGGGCCTATGGCGGCGCGAAGCCTCAAGGGCTCTGA
- the hisS gene encoding histidine--tRNA ligase — MTEKQKKPQKLKARLPRGFVDRSAADIRATDEMIGKIRAVYEHYGFDPVETPLFEYTDALGKFLPDSDRPNEGVFSLTDDDDQWLSLRYDLTAPLARHVAENFNEIQLPFRTYRAGYVFRNEKPGPGRFRQFMQFDADTVGAAGVQADAEMCMMMADTMEALGIARGDYVIRVNNRKVLDGVMEAIGLGGDDKVNARLTVLRAIDKLDKFGPEGVRLLLGEGRRDESGDFTKGAGLNGEQIDKVLFFVGIQNYAESADELAALVSGTARGGEGVQELNTIRSLVVSAGYEADRIKIDPSVVRGLEYYTGPVFEAELQFAVTNEKGEKVVFGSVGGGGRYDGLVSRFMGQPVPATGFSIGVSRLMTALKNLGKLGASDVLAPVVVCVMDRDIEAMGHYQRFVQQLRHAGIRAEMYQGNKKNFGDQLKYADRRGSPLAIIQGGDERAAGVVQIKDLIEGKRLSGEIEDNAAWREARVAQVSVQTAELVEKVREMLAAQAEDRARG; from the coding sequence ATGACCGAGAAACAGAAGAAACCGCAGAAGCTCAAGGCGCGTCTTCCGCGCGGCTTCGTCGATCGCTCCGCTGCAGATATCCGCGCGACCGACGAAATGATCGGCAAGATCAGAGCAGTCTACGAGCATTATGGTTTCGATCCGGTCGAAACGCCGCTGTTCGAATACACCGATGCGCTCGGCAAGTTCCTGCCTGACAGCGACCGGCCGAACGAGGGCGTCTTCTCGCTGACGGACGACGACGACCAGTGGCTGTCGCTGCGCTACGACCTGACGGCGCCGCTCGCCCGTCACGTCGCCGAGAATTTCAACGAAATCCAGCTGCCGTTCCGCACCTACCGTGCCGGTTACGTCTTCCGCAACGAGAAGCCCGGTCCCGGCCGCTTCCGCCAGTTCATGCAGTTCGATGCCGACACCGTCGGTGCTGCCGGCGTCCAGGCGGATGCCGAAATGTGCATGATGATGGCCGACACCATGGAAGCCCTCGGTATCGCACGCGGCGACTACGTGATCCGCGTCAACAACCGCAAGGTACTCGACGGCGTCATGGAAGCGATCGGTCTTGGCGGCGACGACAAGGTCAATGCCCGCCTGACGGTGCTGCGCGCCATCGACAAGCTCGACAAGTTCGGCCCCGAAGGCGTGCGTTTGTTGCTCGGCGAAGGCCGCAGGGACGAAAGCGGCGACTTCACCAAGGGTGCCGGGCTTAACGGCGAGCAGATCGACAAGGTCCTGTTCTTCGTCGGTATCCAGAATTATGCCGAAAGCGCAGACGAACTGGCAGCGCTCGTTTCAGGCACTGCCAGGGGTGGCGAGGGCGTCCAGGAACTCAACACGATCCGCAGCCTGGTCGTTAGTGCCGGCTACGAGGCCGACCGTATCAAGATAGACCCCTCGGTCGTGCGTGGTCTCGAATATTACACCGGCCCGGTCTTCGAGGCCGAGCTGCAGTTTGCCGTCACCAATGAGAAGGGTGAGAAGGTCGTCTTTGGCTCGGTCGGCGGTGGCGGTCGTTACGACGGCCTCGTGTCGCGCTTCATGGGCCAGCCCGTACCGGCAACCGGCTTCTCGATCGGTGTTTCCCGCCTGATGACCGCGCTGAAGAACCTCGGCAAGCTCGGTGCCTCGGACGTGCTCGCGCCTGTTGTCGTCTGTGTGATGGACCGCGATATCGAGGCGATGGGCCACTATCAGCGCTTCGTGCAGCAGCTGCGCCATGCCGGCATCCGCGCCGAAATGTACCAGGGCAACAAGAAGAACTTTGGCGACCAGCTGAAATATGCCGACCGCCGTGGCTCGCCGCTTGCCATCATCCAGGGCGGCGACGAGCGCGCCGCCGGTGTCGTGCAGATCAAGGATCTGATCGAGGGCAAGCGCCTGTCCGGTGAGATCGAGGACAATGCGGCCTGGCGCGAGGCGCGCGTGGCTCAGGTTTCCGTACAGACGGCCGAACTGGTCGAGAAGGTGCGCGAGATGCTGGCGGCGCAGGCCGAGGATCGGGCAAGGGGCTGA
- a CDS encoding DUF305 domain-containing protein, with translation MSLKPLIAAFALSACLGFPALAEESGHGNMHHGATEAAAPKGDSSPSSKAFAEANARMHKDMDITYTGKADVDFVRGMIAHHQGAIDMAKVELEYGKDETLRKLAEEVIKAQEGEIKTMKAWLAKNDG, from the coding sequence ATGTCGCTGAAACCGCTGATCGCCGCCTTCGCGCTTTCCGCCTGCCTCGGCTTTCCCGCGCTGGCCGAGGAGTCCGGACACGGCAACATGCACCATGGCGCGACCGAAGCCGCGGCGCCGAAGGGCGACAGTTCGCCTTCGAGCAAGGCCTTCGCCGAAGCCAATGCCCGCATGCACAAGGACATGGACATCACCTATACCGGCAAGGCGGATGTCGACTTCGTGCGCGGCATGATCGCCCATCACCAAGGCGCGATCGACATGGCGAAGGTCGAACTCGAATACGGCAAGGACGAAACGCTGCGCAAGCTCGCCGAAGAGGTCATCAAGGCGCAGGAAGGCGAGATCAAGACGATGAAGGCGTGGCTCGCCAAAAACGACGGCTGA
- a CDS encoding LysR family transcriptional regulator, whose amino-acid sequence MTNLGDLEIFARVVSTGSMSAAGRALGFSPAVISKRIKRLEDRLGTRLLQRTTRQISLTEAGQGFYDRVLGILTGIEEAEAYASGRSSHALGVLRISAPTSFGRMHIAPHLTTFMKDHPDLKLHIVLTDEFTDIVAEGFDMAVRIGELVDSSLVARKLAPVRRLLCASPDYIARNGAPKEIGDLASHLCLPAHNNDNWKLEGPEGALVWHPEGPLVTNSSEIVRAAVIAGAGIALRSTWDIGPELRSGQLVQVLPQWEGSKQLTLSAVYPSRQFLPAKVRLFIDYLAELYGPIPYWEQ is encoded by the coding sequence ATGACGAATTTAGGCGATCTTGAGATTTTTGCACGGGTCGTTTCCACCGGCAGTATGTCGGCAGCGGGGCGGGCGCTGGGGTTTTCCCCAGCTGTGATCTCCAAGCGCATCAAGAGACTCGAAGACCGGCTCGGAACGCGCCTGCTGCAGCGCACGACACGCCAGATTTCGCTGACGGAAGCCGGCCAGGGGTTTTACGACCGGGTGCTCGGCATCCTGACCGGCATCGAGGAGGCTGAAGCCTACGCCTCGGGCCGCTCGTCGCATGCGCTCGGGGTGCTGCGGATATCGGCGCCCACTTCCTTCGGCCGCATGCACATCGCGCCGCATCTGACGACGTTCATGAAGGACCACCCGGATCTGAAGCTGCATATCGTGCTGACGGACGAATTCACCGACATCGTCGCGGAAGGCTTCGACATGGCGGTTCGGATCGGCGAACTGGTGGATTCGTCGCTGGTCGCCCGCAAGCTTGCCCCCGTGCGCCGCCTGCTCTGCGCCTCGCCGGACTACATCGCCCGCAACGGCGCACCGAAAGAGATCGGCGACCTCGCCAGCCATCTCTGCCTGCCGGCGCACAACAACGACAACTGGAAACTCGAAGGGCCCGAGGGCGCGCTGGTCTGGCACCCGGAAGGGCCGCTCGTCACCAACTCCTCGGAGATCGTGCGCGCCGCCGTCATCGCCGGCGCCGGCATTGCACTGCGCTCGACCTGGGATATCGGCCCGGAATTGCGCAGCGGCCAGCTGGTGCAGGTATTGCCGCAATGGGAAGGCTCGAAGCAGCTGACGCTCTCGGCAGTCTACCCGAGCCGGCAGTTCCTGCCGGCCAAGGTGCGCCTGTTCATCGACTATCTCGCCGAACTCTACGGACCGATCCCCTACTGGGAACAGTAG
- a CDS encoding L,D-transpeptidase, which translates to MKRHASKVVAIAIATSTILVAASASAFTPAPVAGPKVKSSDVVLVATPKKPAKQYWRTKVRFRTDEAPGTIIVDTNNKFLYYIDGPNRATRYGIGVGRDGFGWSGVVKVGRKAEWPTWTPPAEMRRREAAKGRILPITQEGGIDNPLGARAMYLYKGGRDTIFRIHGTNQPWTIGQNMSSGCIRMMNEDVEHLYDRADVGTKVIVIGPGSKAGDTYFDDRGVDIFRQIFGG; encoded by the coding sequence ATGAAGCGTCATGCCAGCAAAGTGGTCGCAATCGCGATTGCGACCAGCACTATTCTTGTGGCCGCCAGCGCCTCGGCTTTCACGCCGGCGCCCGTAGCAGGCCCCAAGGTCAAGTCGTCAGACGTTGTACTCGTGGCCACTCCGAAGAAGCCGGCAAAACAATACTGGCGCACCAAGGTTCGCTTCCGCACCGATGAAGCCCCCGGCACGATCATCGTCGATACCAACAACAAGTTTCTCTACTACATCGACGGCCCGAACCGCGCGACGCGCTACGGCATCGGCGTCGGCCGTGACGGCTTCGGCTGGTCGGGTGTGGTGAAGGTTGGCCGCAAGGCCGAATGGCCGACCTGGACGCCGCCGGCGGAAATGCGCCGCCGCGAAGCCGCCAAGGGCCGCATTCTGCCGATCACCCAGGAGGGCGGCATCGACAACCCGCTCGGCGCCCGCGCCATGTATCTCTACAAGGGCGGCCGCGACACCATCTTCCGTATCCACGGCACCAACCAGCCCTGGACCATCGGCCAGAACATGTCGTCCGGCTGCATCCGCATGATGAACGAGGACGTGGAGCATCTCTACGACCGCGCCGACGTCGGCACCAAGGTCATCGTCATCGGCCCCGGCAGCAAGGCCGGCGACACCTATTTCGACGATCGCGGCGTCGATATCTTCCGCCAGATCTTTGGCGGCTGA
- a CDS encoding ATP phosphoribosyltransferase regulatory subunit — protein MALINLPAFADALLADFESLGTLRVDTPVIQPAEPFLAMAGEDLRRRIFMTESETGESLCLRPEFTIPVCLRHIEAVTGTPKRYAYLGEVFRQRREGGNEFYQAGIEDLGDTDTAAADARAVSDAMRIVANRVPGQSLSVTLGDQAVFEAVVGACGLPAGWQKRLIHAFGDQKHLQKLLTELAHPRTVGVFGPEVVRLSMDGLLEDEERLVAHVAATMEATGYSTNASRSPEDIARRLKEKMELANTRLDRKTLDHVAAFLALDVPLADAPAALFAFAQKSGLKIDDALTRFDARVSALSKTGADIGAIRYRAAFGRPLDYYTGLVFEVELAGTHAVLAGGGRFDRLLTLLGAREHIPAVGFSLWLDRIEKAIASEGGAQ, from the coding sequence ATGGCCCTTATCAATCTGCCTGCTTTTGCCGATGCGCTGCTTGCCGACTTCGAAAGCCTCGGCACGCTGCGTGTCGACACCCCGGTGATCCAGCCGGCCGAGCCTTTCCTCGCCATGGCCGGCGAGGATCTGCGCCGCCGTATCTTCATGACCGAGAGCGAGACCGGCGAGAGCCTGTGCCTGCGGCCGGAATTCACCATCCCCGTCTGTCTCCGCCATATCGAGGCGGTCACCGGAACGCCGAAGCGCTATGCCTATCTCGGCGAGGTCTTCCGCCAGCGCCGCGAAGGCGGCAACGAATTCTACCAGGCCGGCATCGAGGATCTGGGCGATACCGACACGGCGGCAGCCGATGCGCGCGCCGTCTCTGACGCGATGCGCATCGTCGCCAACCGGGTGCCGGGGCAGTCTCTCAGCGTCACGCTTGGCGACCAGGCCGTGTTTGAAGCCGTCGTCGGCGCCTGTGGCCTGCCGGCCGGATGGCAGAAGCGGTTGATCCACGCCTTCGGCGACCAGAAGCACCTGCAGAAGCTTCTGACCGAGCTTGCCCATCCGCGGACCGTCGGCGTCTTCGGCCCCGAAGTCGTGCGGCTGTCGATGGACGGCCTGCTCGAGGACGAGGAGCGTCTCGTCGCGCATGTTGCCGCAACGATGGAAGCGACCGGCTATTCGACCAATGCCAGCCGCTCGCCTGAGGACATCGCGCGCCGGCTGAAGGAAAAGATGGAGCTGGCGAACACGCGACTCGACCGCAAGACGCTGGACCATGTCGCTGCGTTCCTGGCGCTCGACGTGCCGCTTGCCGATGCGCCGGCTGCACTCTTCGCTTTCGCGCAGAAATCCGGCCTGAAGATCGATGATGCGCTCACCCGCTTCGATGCCCGTGTGTCCGCACTTTCCAAGACCGGTGCCGACATCGGCGCCATTCGCTATCGCGCGGCCTTCGGTCGCCCGCTCGACTATTACACTGGCCTTGTTTTCGAGGTCGAGCTTGCCGGCACGCATGCCGTTCTTGCCGGCGGTGGCCGCTTCGACCGGCTGCTGACCCTACT
- a CDS encoding FAD-linked oxidase C-terminal domain-containing protein: MAETIGFLQPKLEVIARRREIVADLSDLLPEGCLISDERGLKPFETDAFIAYRRMPLAVALPETTEQVAALLKYCSRYGVPVVPRGAGTSLSGGAIPQEDAVVIGLSKMSRILDVDLFNRTATVQAGVTNLNISEAVSADGFFYAPDPSSQLACTIGGNIGMNSGGAHCLKYGVTTNNLLGVKMVLFDGTVVELGGKALDAAGYDLLGLVCGSEGQLGIVTEATVRLIAKPEGARPVLFGFSSSEAAGACVADVIGSGIIPVAIEFMDKPAIEICEAFAHAGYPLDVEALLIVEVEGSEPEMDAVLASIVAVARRHGVATIKECQSAMEAAAIWKGRKSAFGATGRIADYICMDGTVPLSQLSHVLARTGEIVASYGLRVANVFHAGDGNMHPLILYNINDPEDAARAEAAGHDILKLCVDAGGCLTGEHGVGIEKRDLMLHQYNQIDLDQQMAARAAFDPQWILNPSKVFPLKGRPAA; this comes from the coding sequence ATGGCGGAGACAATCGGTTTTCTGCAGCCGAAACTAGAGGTTATCGCCCGGCGTCGCGAGATTGTCGCCGACCTCTCGGACCTCTTGCCCGAGGGCTGTCTGATCAGCGACGAGCGCGGACTGAAGCCGTTCGAGACCGATGCCTTCATCGCCTATCGCCGCATGCCGCTGGCGGTCGCCTTGCCGGAAACCACCGAACAGGTGGCGGCTCTTCTGAAATATTGCAGCCGCTACGGCGTTCCGGTCGTGCCGCGCGGTGCCGGCACCTCGCTTTCGGGCGGCGCCATCCCGCAGGAGGATGCGGTCGTCATCGGCCTCTCGAAGATGTCGCGCATCCTCGATGTCGATCTCTTCAACCGCACGGCGACCGTTCAGGCGGGCGTCACCAACCTCAACATTTCCGAGGCGGTCTCCGCTGACGGCTTCTTCTATGCGCCCGATCCGAGCTCGCAGCTCGCCTGCACGATCGGCGGCAATATCGGCATGAACTCCGGCGGCGCCCATTGCCTGAAATATGGCGTCACCACCAACAATCTGCTCGGCGTGAAGATGGTGCTGTTCGATGGCACCGTCGTCGAACTCGGCGGCAAGGCGCTGGATGCGGCGGGCTACGATCTGCTCGGCCTCGTCTGCGGCTCGGAAGGCCAGCTCGGCATCGTCACCGAGGCGACGGTGCGGCTGATCGCCAAGCCGGAGGGAGCCCGCCCGGTGCTCTTCGGCTTCTCGTCTTCGGAAGCGGCCGGTGCCTGCGTCGCCGACGTCATCGGTTCCGGCATCATCCCGGTCGCCATCGAGTTCATGGACAAGCCGGCGATCGAGATCTGCGAAGCCTTCGCCCATGCCGGCTACCCGCTCGATGTCGAGGCGCTTTTAATCGTCGAGGTGGAAGGCTCCGAGCCGGAGATGGATGCCGTGCTCGCAAGCATCGTCGCCGTTGCGCGCCGCCACGGGGTTGCGACCATCAAGGAATGCCAGTCGGCCATGGAAGCGGCCGCGATCTGGAAGGGCCGGAAATCCGCCTTCGGCGCCACCGGCCGCATCGCCGACTATATCTGCATGGATGGCACCGTGCCGCTCAGCCAGCTGTCGCATGTGCTCGCCCGCACCGGCGAGATCGTTGCAAGCTATGGCCTGCGCGTCGCCAATGTCTTCCACGCCGGCGACGGCAACATGCATCCGCTGATCCTCTACAACATCAACGATCCGGAGGATGCGGCGCGCGCCGAAGCCGCCGGTCACGATATCCTGAAGCTTTGCGTCGATGCGGGCGGCTGCCTGACGGGCGAGCACGGCGTCGGTATCGAAAAACGGGATCTCATGCTGCACCAGTACAACCAGATTGACCTCGACCAGCAGATGGCGGCGCGCGCCGCCTTCGATCCGCAATGGATCCTGAACCCGTCCAAGGTCTTCCCGCTTAAAGGGCGTCCCGCCGCATGA
- the glcE gene encoding glycolate oxidase subunit GlcE, whose translation MIVHFEPASEEGIATVVRAMAADKASLAVIGGNTRSGLGNPVRADRVLSTRRLSGIVSYNPAEMTITALAGTPLREINEALAENRQMLAFEPIDHRPIFASSGEPTIGGVFAANASGPRRYVAGAARDSLLGIRFVNGEGEAIKAGGRVMKNVTGLDLVKLLAGSHGTLGILTEVTFRVLPLPPASQTIVVSGLNDAEAAAVMAEAMAQTTEVSGAAHLPESVRGRFLDGSLPDGAATVLRLEGLEASVAIRAEKLTKAVGRFGAVTRLDSSQTAKLWTDIRDVKPYADGTRRPLWRVSVAPSLGHQLVAALRLQTGVDAFYDWQGGLVWLRMEADPEAELVRRYIKVLGGGHATLVRADDSYRQAIPSFEPQPLPVAQLSERVRAKFDPHRIFNPGRMAANS comes from the coding sequence ATGATCGTGCATTTCGAACCGGCCAGTGAAGAGGGGATTGCGACCGTCGTTCGCGCCATGGCGGCGGACAAGGCGTCGCTCGCGGTAATCGGCGGCAACACGCGCTCCGGTCTCGGCAATCCGGTGCGCGCCGACCGGGTGCTGTCGACCCGCCGTTTGTCCGGCATCGTCAGCTACAACCCGGCCGAAATGACGATCACCGCGCTTGCCGGAACGCCGTTGCGCGAGATCAACGAGGCGCTCGCCGAAAACCGGCAGATGCTCGCTTTCGAACCGATCGATCACCGGCCGATCTTTGCCTCCTCGGGGGAGCCGACGATCGGTGGGGTCTTTGCCGCCAATGCGTCCGGTCCCAGGCGCTATGTCGCCGGTGCGGCCCGCGACAGCCTGCTCGGCATTCGCTTCGTTAACGGCGAGGGTGAGGCGATCAAGGCCGGCGGACGGGTGATGAAGAACGTCACCGGCCTCGATCTGGTCAAGCTTCTGGCCGGCTCGCACGGCACGCTTGGCATCCTCACCGAAGTCACCTTCCGCGTCCTGCCGCTGCCGCCGGCGTCGCAGACCATCGTCGTCTCCGGGCTGAACGATGCGGAGGCCGCGGCGGTCATGGCCGAGGCGATGGCGCAGACGACAGAGGTTTCCGGCGCGGCGCATCTGCCGGAGAGCGTGCGCGGACGGTTCCTGGATGGCAGCCTTCCGGATGGTGCGGCCACCGTGCTGCGCCTCGAAGGGCTCGAGGCATCCGTTGCCATCAGGGCCGAGAAGCTGACGAAGGCGGTCGGCCGCTTCGGCGCAGTGACGCGGCTCGATTCATCGCAGACAGCAAAGCTCTGGACTGACATCCGCGACGTCAAACCCTATGCCGACGGTACCAGGAGGCCGCTCTGGCGCGTGTCCGTCGCCCCGTCGCTCGGCCATCAGCTGGTGGCTGCCCTGCGGCTGCAGACCGGCGTCGACGCCTTCTACGACTGGCAGGGCGGTCTCGTGTGGTTGCGCATGGAGGCCGATCCGGAAGCGGAACTGGTGCGCCGCTACATCAAGGTTCTCGGTGGCGGCCACGCGACCCTCGTCAGGGCCGATGATAGTTACCGCCAGGCCATTCCATCGTTTGAACCGCAGCCCTTGCCCGTGGCACAGTTGAGCGAGCGCGTGCGCGCGAAGTTCGACCCGCACCGCATCTTCAATCCCGGCCGCATGGCCGCCAATTCCTAA
- a CDS encoding L,D-transpeptidase, with protein sequence MLKKSLLIAASLLTLVAGPAAAQDRYQNRPPVVVSPDLTAPWVMQLGGQQPRARQVIYRQQIPQATRKQYYQQGQAAQPQVKRRVVNPLLQPANATRAQRPVKSKFDPQYLPQTVAYESKEKPGTIVIDTNNRFLYLVTGNGEARRYGVGVGKPGFEWAGAHKVTRKAEWPSWTPPQEMISREAAKGHYLPARMDGGPENPLGARAMYLGSTLYRIHGTNAPWTIGYAVSSGCIRMRNEDVVDLYERVKVGTKVIVI encoded by the coding sequence ATGTTGAAAAAGTCTCTTCTTATAGCCGCCTCTCTTCTGACACTGGTGGCCGGCCCGGCCGCGGCACAGGACCGGTATCAGAACAGGCCGCCTGTCGTCGTCAGCCCTGATCTTACCGCCCCCTGGGTGATGCAGCTCGGCGGGCAGCAGCCCCGGGCGCGGCAGGTGATCTACCGGCAGCAGATTCCGCAGGCCACCCGAAAACAATACTATCAGCAGGGACAGGCCGCGCAGCCTCAGGTCAAGCGCCGCGTCGTCAATCCGCTGCTTCAGCCGGCCAACGCCACTCGCGCCCAGCGGCCGGTGAAATCGAAGTTCGACCCGCAGTACCTGCCGCAGACGGTTGCCTATGAGAGCAAGGAGAAGCCGGGCACAATCGTCATCGATACCAACAACCGCTTCCTCTATCTGGTGACCGGCAACGGCGAGGCACGGCGCTATGGCGTCGGTGTCGGCAAGCCCGGCTTCGAATGGGCGGGCGCCCACAAGGTCACCCGCAAGGCGGAATGGCCGAGCTGGACGCCGCCGCAGGAGATGATTTCCCGCGAGGCGGCCAAGGGTCACTACCTGCCGGCGCGCATGGATGGCGGTCCGGAAAACCCGCTCGGCGCCCGCGCCATGTATCTCGGCTCGACGCTCTACCGCATTCACGGCACCAACGCGCCCTGGACGATCGGCTATGCTGTTTCCTCCGGCTGCATCCGCATGCGTAACGAAGACGTCGTCGACCTTTACGAGCGCGTCAAAGTCGGCACGAAGGTTATCGTCATTTAA